One region of Sphingomonas adhaesiva genomic DNA includes:
- a CDS encoding response regulator transcription factor → MTAARRLIVIEDDAVFARTLARSFERRGYDVVAIPGPAALDETLAALRPDHAVVDLRLGNASGLTCVERLHAFDPAMRIVVLTGFASIATAVEAVKLGATNYLSKPANSDDIEAAFQATTEGDASVDVVAAPTSLRTLEMEHIHQTLADCDFNVSEAARRLGMHRRTLARKLGKRHL, encoded by the coding sequence ATGACCGCGGCGCGACGCCTCATCGTCATCGAGGACGACGCGGTCTTCGCGCGCACGCTGGCGCGATCGTTCGAGCGGCGCGGCTATGACGTCGTCGCGATCCCCGGCCCGGCGGCGCTGGACGAGACGCTGGCCGCGCTGCGTCCCGATCATGCGGTGGTCGACCTCCGGCTCGGCAACGCCTCCGGCCTGACCTGCGTCGAGCGGCTCCACGCCTTCGACCCCGCGATGCGGATCGTCGTGCTCACCGGCTTCGCCAGCATCGCCACCGCGGTGGAGGCGGTGAAGCTGGGCGCGACCAACTACCTCAGCAAGCCCGCCAATTCCGACGATATCGAGGCCGCGTTCCAGGCGACGACGGAGGGCGACGCCAGCGTCGACGTGGTCGCCGCCCCCACCTCGCTGCGCACGCTGGAGATGGAGCATATCCACCAGACGCTGGCCGACTGCGACTTCAACGTGTCCGAGGCCGCGCGCCGGCTGGGAATGCACCGCCGCACGCTGGCGCGCAAACTGGGCAAGCGGCACCTGTGA
- the cyoA gene encoding ubiquinol oxidase subunit II encodes MTRRPLRRPSPARLGAVAALVALAGCNTVVMNPAGDVARQQSSLIVWSTVLMLLIIVPVMALTVLFAWRYREGAKDAKYEPNWDHSTGLELVIWAAPLLIIIALGALTWVSTHLLDPYRPLDRVAPGKPVTAAIRPLEVEVVSLDWKWLFIYPEQGVATVNELVVPVDRPVRFRMTSSSVMNTLWIPAMAGMIYTMPGMETQLHGVLNRTGKFEGRSANYSGAGFSDMWFWTHSVTPARFDQWVAGVKRQPRALNRATYLQLEKPSEKVRPIGFGTVDPGLFRRVVGMCVKPGTDCMQGMSHGGPAVNDRAPRAGEAEGALTREPGEKGDSPHFTAPRGQPGGASDTDSGANRNMTRSIIHLPAPIAGATARTEG; translated from the coding sequence ATGACCCGCCGTCCCCTCCGTCGCCCGTCGCCCGCCCGCCTGGGCGCGGTGGCGGCGCTCGTCGCGCTCGCCGGCTGCAACACCGTGGTGATGAACCCGGCGGGCGATGTCGCGCGCCAGCAATCGTCGCTGATCGTGTGGTCGACGGTGCTGATGCTGCTCATCATCGTCCCCGTCATGGCGCTGACCGTGCTGTTCGCATGGCGCTACCGCGAGGGGGCGAAGGACGCCAAGTACGAGCCGAACTGGGACCATTCGACCGGGCTGGAGCTGGTGATCTGGGCCGCGCCGCTGCTCATCATCATCGCGCTGGGTGCGCTGACCTGGGTCAGCACGCATTTGCTCGACCCCTATCGCCCGCTCGACCGGGTCGCGCCGGGCAAGCCGGTGACCGCCGCGATCCGCCCGCTGGAGGTGGAGGTGGTGTCGCTCGACTGGAAATGGCTGTTCATCTATCCCGAACAGGGCGTCGCGACCGTCAACGAGCTGGTGGTGCCGGTCGACCGCCCGGTGCGGTTCCGCATGACCTCGTCCAGCGTCATGAACACGCTGTGGATTCCGGCGATGGCGGGAATGATCTATACGATGCCGGGGATGGAGACGCAGTTGCACGGCGTCCTCAACCGCACCGGCAAGTTCGAGGGGCGGTCGGCCAATTACAGCGGCGCGGGCTTCTCCGACATGTGGTTCTGGACCCATTCGGTGACGCCGGCGCGGTTCGACCAGTGGGTGGCCGGCGTGAAGCGCCAGCCGCGCGCGCTGAACCGGGCGACCTATCTCCAGCTGGAGAAGCCCAGCGAGAAGGTGCGCCCGATCGGCTTCGGCACGGTCGACCCCGGGCTCTTCCGCCGCGTCGTCGGCATGTGCGTCAAGCCCGGCACCGACTGCATGCAGGGCATGTCGCACGGCGGCCCCGCGGTGAACGACCGCGCGCCGCGCGCGGGCGAGGCGGAGGGCGCGCTGACCCGCGAGCCGGGTGAGAAGGGCGACAGCCCGCACTTCACCGCGCCGCGCGGCCAGCCCGGCGGCGCCAGCGACACCGATAGCGGCGCCAACCGCAACATGACGCGCAGCATCATTCACCTTCCCGCGCCGATCGCCGGCGCCACCGCCCGTACGGAGGGCTGA
- a CDS encoding MFS transporter: protein MSMTTASSASLERDARAVNTHAEHQVRPGEIAIGVIIGRTSEFFDFFVYAIASVLVFPTVVFPFMDRISATLWSFAIFPLAFIARPVGTQIFMALDRRYGRGTKLTMALFLLGTSTVLMSFLPSYASIGIASAVLLGLFRIGQGIALGGAWDGLPSLLALNAPDRQRGWWAMVPQLGAPMGLMVASGLFAFFVSVLPPEDFMSWGWRYPFFVAFALNVVALFARLRIVVTPEYSEMFKNRELTPSRVTATVKAQWRNIIIGAFAPLASFALFHMVTVFPLSWVALYTQESIARFLVIEMVCAAFGLGAIVLSGVLADRIGRRSLLGYTAAGIAAFSGFAPQLLGAGSAGEVLFMVMGFILLGLSFGQSSGAVTNNFPKRARYTGAAITSDLAWLFGAGFAPLAALALTQAFGLVAAGGYLLSGALGTLLALGLNVELAKRLD, encoded by the coding sequence ATGTCGATGACCACCGCCTCATCCGCATCGCTTGAACGCGACGCCCGCGCCGTCAACACCCATGCGGAGCATCAGGTCCGTCCGGGCGAGATCGCGATCGGCGTCATCATCGGGCGGACGTCGGAATTCTTCGACTTCTTCGTCTATGCCATCGCCTCGGTTCTGGTGTTCCCGACCGTGGTCTTTCCCTTCATGGACCGGATCAGCGCGACCCTGTGGTCGTTCGCGATCTTCCCGCTCGCCTTCATCGCGCGCCCGGTGGGCACGCAGATCTTCATGGCGCTCGACCGCCGCTACGGCCGGGGCACGAAGCTGACGATGGCGCTGTTCCTGCTCGGCACCTCGACCGTGCTGATGTCGTTCCTGCCCAGCTACGCCTCGATCGGGATCGCCTCCGCGGTGCTGCTGGGGCTGTTCCGCATCGGCCAGGGGATCGCGCTGGGCGGCGCATGGGACGGTCTGCCCTCGCTCCTGGCGCTCAACGCGCCCGACAGGCAGCGCGGCTGGTGGGCGATGGTGCCGCAGCTCGGCGCGCCGATGGGGCTGATGGTGGCCAGCGGGCTGTTCGCCTTCTTCGTGTCGGTGCTGCCGCCGGAGGATTTCATGTCCTGGGGCTGGCGCTATCCCTTCTTCGTCGCCTTCGCGCTGAACGTCGTGGCGCTGTTCGCGCGACTGCGCATCGTCGTGACGCCCGAATATTCGGAAATGTTCAAGAACCGCGAGCTGACCCCGTCGCGCGTCACCGCGACCGTGAAGGCGCAGTGGCGCAACATCATCATCGGCGCCTTCGCCCCGCTCGCCAGCTTCGCACTGTTCCACATGGTCACGGTGTTCCCGCTGTCCTGGGTCGCGCTCTACACGCAGGAGAGCATCGCGCGCTTCCTGGTGATCGAGATGGTGTGCGCCGCCTTCGGGCTGGGCGCGATCGTACTGTCGGGCGTGCTGGCGGACCGGATCGGGCGTCGCAGCCTGCTGGGCTATACCGCCGCGGGCATCGCGGCGTTCAGCGGCTTCGCGCCGCAGCTGCTGGGCGCGGGCAGCGCGGGCGAGGTGCTGTTCATGGTGATGGGCTTCATCCTGCTGGGGCTCTCGTTCGGCCAGTCGTCGGGCGCGGTGACCAACAATTTCCCCAAGCGCGCGCGCTACACCGGGGCGGCGATCACCTCCGATCTGGCCTGGCTGTTCGGCGCCGGCTTCGCGCCGCTCGCGGCGCTGGCGCTGACGCAGGCGTTCGGGCTGGTCGCGGCGGGCGGTTACCTGCTGTCGGGCGCGCTGGGTACGCTGCTGGCGCTGGGGCTGAACGTGGAACTGGCGAAGCGGCTGGATTGA
- a CDS encoding PilZ domain-containing protein, whose amino-acid sequence MALVATLYSDDVRGSERRQVELDGTLRGPAHTPHDVLVSELSSTGFRVPATGALAVGSRITLGLSGVGARAARIVRLAGDEQFGCEFISPLSPGELAAALEAPPAELIRFPQTAMVAPADVMPEPDVGQFPGPVRLAILMGGGLAAWGITIAAAVALF is encoded by the coding sequence ATGGCATTGGTAGCCACTCTCTACAGCGACGATGTCCGTGGGTCGGAGCGCCGTCAGGTGGAGCTGGACGGCACGTTGCGCGGCCCCGCGCACACGCCGCACGACGTTCTGGTCAGCGAACTGTCCTCCACCGGATTTCGCGTTCCCGCCACCGGCGCGCTGGCGGTCGGCTCGCGCATCACCCTGGGGCTCAGCGGCGTCGGCGCACGCGCGGCGCGGATCGTCCGCCTGGCCGGCGACGAGCAGTTCGGCTGCGAATTCATTTCGCCGCTGTCCCCCGGCGAGCTGGCGGCCGCGCTGGAGGCGCCTCCGGCAGAGCTGATCCGCTTTCCGCAGACCGCGATGGTCGCCCCGGCCGACGTCATGCCGGAGCCCGACGTCGGGCAATTCCCCGGTCCGGTGCGGCTCGCCATCCTGATGGGCGGCGGACTGGCGGCCTGGGGCATCACGATCGCGGCGGCGGTGGCGCTGTTCTGA
- a CDS encoding ATP-binding protein, producing MMPLRASLPAGEGNVRLLAILRWLAVGGQLATILSVHVGLGVRLPLAPMLGALGVLVALNLALLASPWLGAHAGPRRLFAMLLVDVACLTTQLYLSGGVANPFVTLYLLQVVLAAVLLPAWASWTLVAITVALFAWLAMFAPPFALPPQWASTLSVPYVAGSWFNFALAASLLVLFVTRIVRNLSQHDARLAALRQRAAEEEHIVRMGLLASGAAHELGTPLSSIAVMLGDWRHEPAIAANPALVADLADMAAEVARCKDILSQVLLASGEVRGDAPVRATLRHFLSGLVADWRNPGVEAVYEHLMSGDPRIVADRALAQTITNLLDNAAEAGATRIALCAALDGDRLILSVRDDGRGFAPDILEGIGRPYVSTKARRGAGLGLFLATNVLRTLGGTVAARNRATGGGEVVLALPLAAVAVPGEGA from the coding sequence ATGATGCCGCTGCGCGCCTCGCTGCCCGCGGGGGAGGGCAACGTCCGCCTGCTCGCGATCCTGCGCTGGCTCGCGGTCGGCGGGCAGCTGGCGACGATCCTGAGCGTCCATGTCGGGTTGGGCGTACGCCTGCCTCTGGCGCCGATGCTGGGCGCGCTGGGGGTGCTGGTCGCGCTCAACCTCGCGTTGCTCGCCTCGCCGTGGCTGGGCGCGCATGCCGGGCCGCGGCGGCTGTTCGCGATGCTGCTGGTCGACGTCGCCTGCCTGACGACGCAATTGTACCTGAGCGGGGGCGTCGCCAACCCGTTCGTCACGCTGTATCTGTTGCAGGTCGTGCTGGCGGCGGTGCTGCTGCCCGCCTGGGCCAGCTGGACGCTGGTCGCGATCACGGTCGCGCTGTTCGCATGGCTGGCGATGTTCGCGCCGCCTTTCGCGCTGCCGCCGCAATGGGCCTCCACCCTGTCGGTGCCCTATGTCGCGGGCAGCTGGTTCAACTTCGCGCTCGCCGCATCGCTGCTGGTGCTGTTCGTCACCCGCATCGTCCGCAACCTGTCGCAGCACGACGCGCGCCTCGCCGCGCTGCGCCAGCGCGCGGCGGAGGAGGAGCATATCGTTCGCATGGGGCTGCTCGCCAGCGGCGCGGCGCACGAACTGGGCACCCCGCTCAGCTCGATCGCGGTGATGCTGGGCGACTGGCGGCACGAGCCCGCGATCGCCGCCAATCCCGCGCTGGTCGCCGATCTGGCCGACATGGCGGCCGAGGTCGCGCGCTGCAAGGACATCCTGTCGCAGGTGCTGCTCGCCTCGGGCGAGGTGCGCGGCGACGCGCCGGTGCGCGCCACGCTGCGCCATTTCCTGTCCGGACTGGTCGCCGACTGGCGCAACCCGGGGGTGGAGGCGGTGTACGAGCATCTGATGTCGGGCGATCCGCGCATCGTCGCCGATCGCGCGCTGGCGCAGACGATCACCAACCTGCTCGACAATGCCGCGGAGGCGGGCGCGACGCGGATCGCGCTGTGCGCGGCGCTGGACGGCGACCGGCTGATCCTGTCGGTGCGCGACGACGGGCGCGGCTTCGCACCCGACATCCTAGAGGGCATCGGCAGGCCCTATGTCAGCACGAAGGCGCGCCGCGGTGCCGGGCTGGGGCTGTTCCTGGCGACCAACGTCCTGCGCACGCTGGGCGGCACCGTCGCCGCGCGCAACCGCGCCACCGGCGGCGGCGAGGTGGTGCTGGCGCTGCCGCTCGCCGCGGTCGCGGTGCCGGGGGAGGGCGCATGA
- the cyoB gene encoding cytochrome o ubiquinol oxidase subunit I translates to MSDDLMKTIFGRLSLDSLPLHEPIVVGTFVVVALGGFALVAALTYFKLWRYLWTEWFTSVDHKKIGIMYIILAIVMLLRGFSDAIMMRIQQAIAFNGSEGYLNAHHYDQVFTAHGVIMIFFVAMPFVTGLMNYVVPLQIGARDVSFPFLNNFSFWMTAAGAVTVMASLFVGEFARTGWLAMAPLSGLDYSPDVGVDYYIWALQIAGVGTLLSGVNLIATIVKMRAPGMGLMKMPIFTWSALVTNVLIVAAFPVLTAVLAMLSLDRYVGTNFFTNTGGGNPMMYVNMIWIWGHPEVYILILPAFGVFSEVVSTFSGKRLFGYTSMVYALIVICILSYLVWLHHFFTMGSGASVNSFFGITTMIISIPTGAKIFNWLFTMYRGRIRFELPMMWAIAFMLTFVIGGMTGVMLAVPPADFQFHNSLFLVAHFHNVIIGGVLFGMFAGVNYWWPKAFGFKLDRKWGTISFWCWVVGFWVAFAPLYLLGLMGVTRRLRVIGDPSLQPLFVIAGIGVAIVAAGIGAMLMQFYVSIRDRERLRDVTGDPWNGRTLEWATSSPPPAYNFAFTPVIHDLDAWYDMKEQKAARPTSGYRAIHMPKNTAAGVVLAGLSLVFGLAMIWYIWWLAAVSFVGIVGYAIWHTFDYDRDFDIPQEDVTRAEDARTRALQTAEV, encoded by the coding sequence ATGTCGGACGACCTCATGAAGACGATCTTCGGGCGCCTCTCGCTCGACAGCCTGCCGCTCCACGAGCCGATCGTCGTCGGCACCTTCGTGGTGGTGGCGCTGGGCGGGTTCGCGCTCGTGGCTGCGCTGACCTACTTCAAATTGTGGCGCTACCTGTGGACCGAATGGTTCACGAGCGTAGACCACAAGAAGATCGGGATCATGTACATCATCCTGGCGATCGTGATGCTGCTGCGCGGCTTCTCCGACGCGATCATGATGCGCATCCAGCAGGCGATCGCGTTCAACGGCAGCGAAGGCTATCTGAACGCGCATCACTACGACCAGGTGTTCACCGCGCACGGCGTCATCATGATCTTCTTCGTGGCGATGCCGTTCGTCACGGGCCTCATGAACTATGTCGTCCCGCTCCAGATCGGCGCGCGCGACGTCAGCTTCCCCTTCCTCAACAATTTCAGCTTCTGGATGACCGCGGCGGGGGCGGTCACGGTGATGGCCAGCCTGTTCGTCGGCGAGTTCGCGCGCACCGGCTGGCTGGCGATGGCGCCCCTGTCGGGGCTGGACTATTCGCCCGACGTCGGCGTGGATTATTATATCTGGGCGCTCCAGATCGCGGGCGTGGGCACCTTGCTGTCGGGCGTCAACCTGATCGCGACCATCGTGAAGATGCGCGCACCGGGCATGGGGCTGATGAAGATGCCGATCTTCACTTGGTCGGCGCTGGTCACCAACGTGCTGATCGTCGCCGCCTTCCCGGTGCTGACCGCGGTGCTCGCGATGCTCAGCCTCGACCGCTACGTCGGCACCAACTTCTTCACGAACACCGGCGGGGGCAACCCGATGATGTACGTGAACATGATCTGGATCTGGGGCCACCCGGAGGTGTACATCTTGATCCTGCCCGCGTTCGGCGTGTTCTCGGAAGTGGTCTCGACCTTCTCGGGCAAGCGGCTGTTCGGCTATACGTCGATGGTCTATGCGCTGATCGTCATCTGCATCCTGTCGTATCTCGTCTGGCTGCACCATTTCTTCACCATGGGGTCCGGCGCCAGCGTCAACAGCTTCTTCGGCATCACGACGATGATTATCTCGATCCCCACGGGGGCGAAGATCTTCAACTGGCTGTTCACGATGTACCGCGGGCGCATCCGCTTCGAGCTGCCGATGATGTGGGCGATCGCCTTCATGCTGACGTTCGTGATCGGCGGGATGACCGGGGTCATGCTGGCGGTCCCGCCGGCCGACTTCCAGTTCCACAACTCGCTGTTCCTGGTCGCGCACTTCCACAACGTCATCATCGGCGGCGTGCTGTTCGGGATGTTCGCGGGCGTGAATTACTGGTGGCCCAAGGCGTTCGGGTTCAAGCTGGACAGGAAGTGGGGCACGATCAGCTTCTGGTGCTGGGTCGTCGGCTTCTGGGTCGCGTTCGCGCCGCTCTACCTGCTCGGCCTGATGGGCGTGACGCGCCGCCTGCGCGTCATCGGCGACCCGTCGCTCCAGCCGCTGTTCGTCATCGCCGGGATCGGCGTCGCGATCGTCGCAGCGGGGATCGGCGCGATGCTGATGCAATTCTACGTCAGCATCCGCGACCGCGAGCGCCTGCGCGACGTCACGGGCGATCCGTGGAACGGGCGCACGCTGGAATGGGCGACCTCCTCGCCCCCGCCGGCGTACAATTTCGCCTTCACGCCGGTCATCCACGACCTGGACGCCTGGTACGACATGAAGGAGCAGAAGGCGGCGCGGCCGACCAGCGGCTACCGCGCGATCCACATGCCGAAGAATACCGCCGCGGGCGTGGTGCTGGCCGGGCTGTCGCTGGTCTTCGGCCTCGCGATGATCTGGTACATCTGGTGGCTGGCCGCGGTGTCGTTCGTCGGCATCGTCGGCTACGCGATCTGGCACACGTTCGACTATGACCGCGACTTCGACATTCCGCAGGAGGACGTGACCCGCGCCGAGGATGCGCGCACCCGCGCGCTCCAGACGGCGGAGGTGTAG
- the cyoD gene encoding cytochrome o ubiquinol oxidase subunit IV produces the protein MSARNDTPFHGADDHQHGHDAHGGAAHGTRRGYVIGFVLSVLLTAPAFALVMTGVIADPRITAGIVTVLAAVQIVVHMVYFLHMNSKSESGWTLMALIFTAIIVLIAIAGSLWVMFNMNLNMMPKGMMDAM, from the coding sequence GTGAGCGCGCGCAACGATACGCCGTTCCACGGCGCCGACGATCATCAGCACGGGCATGACGCGCACGGCGGTGCCGCGCACGGCACGCGCCGGGGCTATGTCATCGGCTTCGTCCTGTCGGTGCTGCTGACGGCCCCGGCGTTCGCGCTGGTCATGACCGGGGTGATCGCCGATCCGCGCATCACCGCCGGGATCGTCACCGTGCTGGCGGCGGTGCAGATCGTCGTCCACATGGTCTACTTCCTCCACATGAACAGCAAGTCGGAGAGCGGCTGGACGCTGATGGCGCTGATCTTCACCGCGATCATCGTGCTGATCGCGATCGCGGGATCGCTGTGGGTGATGTTCAACATGAACTTGAACATGATGCCGAAGGGAATGATGGACGCGATGTGA
- a CDS encoding SURF1 family protein has translation MRARWPLVALAVTAAVLLAGLGVWQVERRAWKLALIARVEARLAAPPVAAPGTASADDAYTRVRATGRWVPCPPVYVQAVTDLGPGFWIVAPLATGRATILVNRGFVPAGMRVPAATGPAAVTGLLRVSEPGGAFLRRNDPAADRWFSRDVAAIAAARRLGAVAPYFIDADARTSPAWPRGGLTVVRFRNSHLVYALTWFALSAMTAWFAWRLARMGRLARMERVARG, from the coding sequence ATGCGCGCGCGCTGGCCCCTCGTCGCGCTCGCGGTGACGGCGGCGGTGCTGCTCGCGGGGCTGGGGGTGTGGCAGGTCGAGCGTCGCGCGTGGAAGCTGGCGCTGATCGCGCGGGTGGAGGCGCGGCTGGCGGCCCCGCCGGTCGCCGCGCCCGGCACCGCGTCGGCCGATGACGCCTATACGCGGGTGCGCGCCACCGGGCGCTGGGTGCCGTGCCCGCCCGTCTATGTGCAGGCGGTGACCGATCTGGGCCCCGGCTTCTGGATCGTCGCCCCGCTCGCGACCGGGCGCGCGACGATCCTGGTCAACCGCGGCTTCGTGCCCGCGGGGATGCGCGTCCCTGCCGCCACCGGACCCGCGGCCGTCACCGGCCTGTTGCGCGTCAGCGAGCCCGGCGGCGCCTTCCTTCGCCGCAACGATCCGGCCGCCGACCGCTGGTTCTCGCGCGATGTCGCCGCGATCGCGGCGGCGCGGCGGCTCGGAGCCGTAGCACCCTATTTCATCGACGCCGATGCGCGCACGTCGCCCGCGTGGCCGCGCGGTGGGCTGACCGTGGTGCGTTTCCGCAACAGCCACCTGGTCTATGCGCTGACATGGTTCGCGCTGTCGGCGATGACCGCGTGGTTCGCGTGGCGGCTGGCGCGGATGGGGCGGCTGGCGCGGATGGAGCGGGTGGCGCGCGGATGA
- the cyoC gene encoding cytochrome o ubiquinol oxidase subunit III yields the protein MSTQTPPAAHAPVYYELDEHPHAPGASTMLGFWLYLMSDCLIFAMLFAAYGVYGGSFAGGPGPRELFDLSLVAVNTAMLLLSSITYGFAMIAIDEKRQKAVLGWLAVTALFGAAFLCIELYEFNHLIHEGAGPTRSAFLSSFFLLVGTHGLHVTFGMIWLAVLMVQVVRRGLIADNVRRLQCLSMFWHFLDVVWIGVFTFVYLLGVLR from the coding sequence ATGAGCACGCAGACACCCCCCGCCGCCCACGCGCCCGTCTACTACGAACTGGACGAGCATCCCCATGCGCCGGGCGCCAGCACGATGCTGGGCTTCTGGCTGTACCTGATGAGCGACTGCCTCATCTTCGCGATGCTGTTCGCCGCTTACGGCGTCTATGGGGGCAGCTTCGCGGGCGGGCCGGGGCCGCGCGAGCTGTTCGACCTGAGCCTCGTGGCGGTCAACACCGCCATGCTGCTGCTGTCGTCGATCACCTACGGCTTCGCGATGATCGCGATCGACGAGAAGCGGCAGAAGGCGGTGCTCGGCTGGCTGGCGGTCACCGCGCTGTTCGGTGCGGCGTTCCTCTGCATCGAGCTCTATGAATTCAACCACCTGATCCACGAGGGCGCGGGGCCGACGCGCTCGGCGTTCCTGTCGTCCTTCTTCCTGCTGGTCGGCACGCACGGGCTGCACGTCACCTTCGGCATGATCTGGCTGGCGGTGCTGATGGTGCAGGTGGTGCGCCGCGGGCTGATCGCGGACAACGTGCGCCGGCTGCAATGCCTGTCGATGTTCTGGCATTTCCTGGACGTCGTCTGGATCGGCGTCTTCACCTTCGTCTATCTGCTGGGAGTGCTGCGGTGA